The nucleotide sequence CGGTTCTGGTTCCTGACCGGGTTATTGTCGATGGTACTGGCCTTTATGAACGCTCTACCGATTCCTGCTTTGGATGGGGGCCACTCGGTCATATTACTGTATGAAATGATTTCAGGCCGGAAGCCTTCGGATGCTTTTCTGGAAAATGCCCAGAAGGTAGGAATGGTGCTGCTGTTGGGTATTATGGCGTTCGCTATATTCAATGATGTCTGGAAAGCCATATTTTAATAATGGGTGTACGAAAAAGGAAGACATATATTCTTTTTTGCGGGTTGATCATTGTGTCGGGACTTTTGATGTCAGCCCGCACGAAGCACGAATACCATGTTAGTGTAACGCGTATGCGTTACGATGCTGCTCAAAAAAGCCTGGAAATAAGCGTACGCGCCTATACCGACGATTTGGAGAAAGGACTTTCCCTGGCCAATGACAACCGACGCTTCGTACTCCGGAATGACGATCAGAATAACAGCTACCTGGAGCAATATCTGCGCAAACACTTTGCGTTGGCCGGCCCCGACCGACGGCTCCGGGCTTTTCAGTACATTGGAAAAGAAGAAGAAGCCGATGCTACCTGGTTGTATTTGGAGGTACCCTTTTCCGGTAATCCCGAAGGGTGGGTATTGCGACATGACCTACTAATGGAAACATTTGACGACCAGGTCAATATGGTCAATGTGAAGTGGGGAGAAGAACGAAAGACCTACCTTTTTAAGAAAAGCCAGTCCGTTCAGGCCTTGTAATTCGTTTTGGATTGATTTTGGCTGTAAAGTTTGAACGGAAGCAATTCCTTCAATCATCTGTGCTATACTTCATCCTTGCATTTTCTCCTGACAAATTCTGGTTGGTATAGGTATTTTACCAACGCATAACCCTACGATTTTTTATTTTTTTTGTAAATTGGGAAAGAAATCTGTCACACTGACAGAATGCCTATGAATTTTGAAAACTCAGACCTCTACAGTCGTTTACTAGTATCCGATTCGGACCTGGACAGTCTGGAAATTGTTCCCATTGGTGGACCGGATGGTTCAGAAGAACCGCTTGATCTGCCCGCCGAACTACCCATTCTGCCAATCCGTCATACCGTACTTTTTCCGGGCATGGTGATTCCTGTTACAGTGGTTCGTCAGAAGGCCATCCGGCTGGTGAAGAAGATCTACCGTAATTCTGACATCAATCAGCGCATTATGGGCGCGGTCACGCAGGCAAAACCTCATAAAGAAGATCCTGGCGCCGATGACCTGTATAAGGTAGGTACGGTAGCTCATATTCTTAAAATGATCACCCTCCCCGACGGCAATGTTACCATCATTGTGCAGGGGCGTCAACGCTTTCGAATCAGGGAAATCATCCGGGAAGACCCCTTCATTACGGCCCGTATCGAAGGGATCGATGACTCTTTTGCCCTGGCCAACCGTAAAGAATCCAAAGCATTGCTGAATTCCCTGCGCGATGGGGCGCACCGCATTATGCGGCTCAATCCCGAAATTCCGCAGGAAGCCCGCATTGCCCTGGATAATATCGAAAGCCCCGTATTTCTGATTCATTTCCTCTCGTCGAACATTAATGTGGAGGTGGGCGACAAACAGAAGCTGCTGGAAGAAACCAACGGCCATAAGCAGGCCAATCTGCTGCTTCAATACATGATGCGGGAAATCGAGATGCTGGAATTGAAACGGGAAATCCAGTCCAAAGCCAGTTCTGACATTGACCAGCAGCAGCGCGACTATTTTCTGCGGCAACAGATCAAGGTACTGCACGACGAGCTGGGCATCGATAGTCCCGAGCGCGAGATGGACGACCTGCGCATCAAGGCGCTGGAGAAGCAATGGCCCAAGAGTGTGCAGCAGCATTTTGATAAGGAAATCAATAAGCTGCAGCGTATCAACCCTATGGCGCCAGAGTACCCCGTAACGCTCAACTACCTCGAAACTCTGGTAGACCTACCCTGGGATGAGTACACCAAAGATAATTTTGATCTGGTGCGCGCACAGAAAGTGCTCGATTCTGACCACTTCGGACTGGAAAAAGTAAAGGAACGGATCGTGGAGTACCTGGCCGTTCTGAAATTGAAAAACAATATGAAGGCCCCGATTTTGTGCCTGTATGGCCCTCCCGGCGTTGGTAAGACCTCTCTGGGCAAATCAGTGGCCAAAGCCCTTAATCGGCAATATATCCGTATGGCGCTGGGTGGCGTGCACGATGAGGCCGAGATCCGTGGACACCGCAAGACCTACATCGGTGCAATGCCTGGCAAAATCATTCAGCATATTAAGCGCGCCGGTTCGTCCAATCCGGTTTTTATCCTTGATGAAATTGACAAGGTTAGCTCCGATTTCCGGGGTGATCCCGCTTCGGCTCTTCTTGAGGTACTTGACCCTGAGCAGAATTCATCGTTTACGGACAATTACCTGGAAGTAGAATACGATCTTTCCCACGTGCTTTTTATTGCTACCGCCAACTCCCTGGAACCTATTCATCCGGCCCTGCGCGACCGCATGGAGATCATTGAGATGACGGGCTATACGATGGAGGAGAAACTTCAGATCGCCAAGAAGTACCTTGTGCCCAAACAACGCAAGGAAAATGGCCTGAAAGCCACCAATGTACGTGTAGACGACAAGGCCCTGCAAAAGATCATTGAAGGTTACACCCGCGAATCGGGCGTACGGAATCTGGAGCAGAAGGTAGGTACCCTCATGCGCAAGGTAGCCAAGTCTATCGCGATGGAGCAGGAGTACCTTAAAACGGTGAAAGAAGATCAGATCGAGAAATTTTTGGGAGCTGAGATTTTTGATAAAGACCTATATCAGGATAACGACATTGCCGGAGTAGTGACCGGCCTGGCCTGGACTTCCGTAGGGGGAGAAATTCTTTTTATTGAAACCAGCCTCAGCCGGGGCAAAGGGGGCCTTACGCTGTCGGGCCAACTTGGGGACGTTATGAAGGAATCGGCAGTAACGGCGCTTTCGTATCTGAAAGCGCACGCCGAACGCCTGGGTATCGATTACCGGGTGTTCAATCACTACGATCTGCATGTACACGTACCGGCCGGAGCCGTACCTAAAGACGGTCCGTCGGCGGGTGTTACCATGCTCACCTCAATGGCGTCGATTTTTACGCAGCGCCGCGTAAAGCCTTTCATCGCCATGACGGGCGAAATCACGCTGCGCGGCAAGGTACTGCCCGTGGGTGGGGTTAAGGAAAAGATCCTGGCGGCGCGCCGGGCGGGTGTGAAGGAAATAATCTTATGTATCAAGAATAAAAAAGATGTGGACGAAGTCCACGCCGACTACATCAAGGACTTGTCCTTTCATTATGTAGATACCGTGGATGAGGTCTTAGCTGCAGCACTGCTGCCCGAGACCGTTTCAAAACCCATGCGGTTTGTCTTCCCGGAAGAAAAAAAGGAGAAAGAAGAAAGCATGAGCTACGCGCCAATGCCTGTTACGGTACTTTAGTTTACAGGGCTTTTGGCAGCAGGGAGGCATCTTAGCGGATGCCTCCCTGCTATTTTAGGGGTTACAGGAAAATTCTGCCGTCCTTTACCCTGTACAACGATCAGGTGATTGTATTCACTGACCTTCCATTTGCTAACCGATTAAATACCATGAGTCTTCCTCAACTTACCCCCCAATTTTTGTCCCAACGAACGGAGCTGTACCCTGATTATGCACGGTTGGCAGCACTGCCCGAAAAAATACTCCAGTTTGGAACGGGGGTTTTGCTGCGGGGCCTACCCGACTATTTTGTGGATAAGGCCAACAAAAACAGTATCTTCAACGGTCGGATCGTGGTAGTCAAGTCGACCGACCGGGGTGGGGTAGACGCCTTCAAGGATCAGGATGATCTGTTTACCCATTGCATTCGGGGCGTAGAGGCGGGAGAAGCCGTGGAGGAGACTTTCATAAATTCGGCCATCAGCCGCACACTGTCTGCCCGGAACGAATGGAATGAAATACTGGCCTGCGCCCGGAATCCTGAAATTACGATCGTAATTTCGAATACCACTGAGGTAGGTATCCAACTGGTCGAGGATGATCTTAAGGCCTCACCGCCCGAATCGTTCCCCGGAAAACTAACAGCCTACCTACACGAGCGGTTTCGTACTTTTAATGGTTCGCCCGAGAGTGGTATGGTGATTGTACCTACGGAACTAGTCGTGGACAATGGAAAAAAACTGCGCGATATCGTGCTGGAGCAGTCGCGCCGCCATAACCTGGGTGAGGATTTCATACAGTGGCTCAACGAACACAATCATTTCTGTAGTTCGCTGGTAGACCGTATCGTGCCGGGCTTACCCGACGAAGCAACGCAGAAGGAATTGACCGACACGCTGGGGTACCAGGACGAACTGCTGATCATGTCGGAATCGTACCGGCTCTGGGCCATCGAAGGCGGTCCGCAGGTTCGCTCAGTACTTAATTTTGCCGAAGCGGATGCGGGCGTGATTATAGAGCCTGACATCGATCTGCATCGCGAATTAAAATTGCGGCTGCTCAACGGCTCCCACACTTTCAGCGTAGCGTCGTTCTTTCTGTCGGGCATGGATACGGTACGGGAAAGTATGGAGAATCCTGAGCTGGAACACTTCATTACTGAACTCACGCTGAACGAACTGGCGCCGGCCATTCCGTACAAAGTGGATCTTGAACGCGCCCGTACCTTTGGACGGCAAGTTCTGGATCGTTTTCGCAATCCTTACATCAAGCACCAGCTAATCGACATTACAGTACAGTACACCGCCAAGATGAAAATGCGAAACGTACCTACCCTGCTTTCGCACTATGAAAAATTCGGTGCTCTACCTGCTCGCATGGCCGAAGGATTTGCGGCGTATATACTTTTCATGAAACCCGTTGAAACCGACGGAAAATCTTTTTTTGGAGAAAGAAACGGAGTAAGGTACCCTATTCGCTGCGATGCCGCCCCGTATTTCGAGGCACTGTATAAAGAACATGGAACTGACTACCCACGCCTTGTCAGTTCCCTTCTGTCCGACGCTGAGTTATGGGGTACCGACCTATCGCATCTTCCCGGTTTTCAGGAGGGGGTTCTTGAAAATTTACAGAGCCTTGTTTCAATAAAAGTAGCTGATGAAGACTAAGGTACCCTACCTTGTCGCTTTTCACGAAAAATGCCGAAGGGGATCGATCCCCTTCGGCATTTTTCGTGAAAAGTCAACTAAGAAAAGCTTACTGGTGCTGTTCCCGTAGCAGGTCGTTGACCGTCTTGACGGGGTTAAACGTGATGAGGGGTACCTCTACAAACAGTGTGTTCCAATCGGCCATTGCGCCGTTCCATAGTCCGGGAAGTTCCTGAGCTTTCAATTCCTTGCCATCCTTGGACTTGCTGGAAATAAAGCCCGTCATTGGATCACGGAATTTGCGCAGGGGGTAGGTATTGCCATGGCGATCTTTTATGGCACACACCAGATCCACCGGGTTAAAGTGCGTGGCGTGCTGAAATATGGCTTTCTGTTCGGTGCTGTCCATGTCCACCTGCGCGGACTCTACGATCTGAAGCGATGCCGAACCATCGGCATTCGTGGCCCAGAAGGGGCCGCCTCCCGGTTCGCCCACATTGGGTACCATGCCACAGACGCGCAGGGGGCGTTCCAGTTTTTTTCGATAGTAGGCTGCCTGTTCTTCCGTATTCCAGCCCTGATATTCCTGAGGTGGCCGTACGCACAACTCATCCTGGAAAAATTCATCGAGTTCCAAAAGAAGGGCCGCATCCACAGACTCATCAAGTCGTTCGAGATAACTGAAAATAGCCGCCTGATAGTCGAGCAGTACCCCGGCTAAGGCTTTTTTGTAAGTGACGGTGGTATCTTTCAAATGGTCGGGTACCACATTGTCCACGTTTTTTATAAAAATCACATCGGCTTCCAGAACCGCCAAATTTTCCAATAGGGCACCGTGTCCTGCGGGTCGAAAGAGAAGGCTGTTGTCTTTTTCGCGGAAAGGGGTATTGTCCTTGTTGACTGCGATCGTATCGGTAGAAGCCCTTTGCTCCGAAAATGAAACGAAATATTTTATGCCACACTTACTTTCGTAGTCAGGCAGTACTTCCACTACCAATTTCTCGAACTTGTCGCGGTGCTCGGGCGACACCGTGAAATGCAGGTAGACATGCCCGCCCGCGTTGGCGTACAGAGCCCCTTCGGTGAGGTGCTCTTCCAGCGGAGTTCGGGCGCGCTCGGGATACGCATGGAATTTAAGCAGCCCTTTGGGCAAATTCCCGTACCCTAAGCCTTTTTCAGTCAGAAAATAGTCGGCAATGGCAGTTCGGTCGGCGGTAGCGATATCGTGATGGTCGGCGGTCAAAACTTCTTTAAGATCTTCATAAAAAGCGAAAGATTCGAGCTTTTCGAAA is from Salmonirosea aquatica and encodes:
- a CDS encoding DUF6702 family protein produces the protein MSARTKHEYHVSVTRMRYDAAQKSLEISVRAYTDDLEKGLSLANDNRRFVLRNDDQNNSYLEQYLRKHFALAGPDRRLRAFQYIGKEEEADATWLYLEVPFSGNPEGWVLRHDLLMETFDDQVNMVNVKWGEERKTYLFKKSQSVQAL
- the lon gene encoding endopeptidase La codes for the protein MNFENSDLYSRLLVSDSDLDSLEIVPIGGPDGSEEPLDLPAELPILPIRHTVLFPGMVIPVTVVRQKAIRLVKKIYRNSDINQRIMGAVTQAKPHKEDPGADDLYKVGTVAHILKMITLPDGNVTIIVQGRQRFRIREIIREDPFITARIEGIDDSFALANRKESKALLNSLRDGAHRIMRLNPEIPQEARIALDNIESPVFLIHFLSSNINVEVGDKQKLLEETNGHKQANLLLQYMMREIEMLELKREIQSKASSDIDQQQRDYFLRQQIKVLHDELGIDSPEREMDDLRIKALEKQWPKSVQQHFDKEINKLQRINPMAPEYPVTLNYLETLVDLPWDEYTKDNFDLVRAQKVLDSDHFGLEKVKERIVEYLAVLKLKNNMKAPILCLYGPPGVGKTSLGKSVAKALNRQYIRMALGGVHDEAEIRGHRKTYIGAMPGKIIQHIKRAGSSNPVFILDEIDKVSSDFRGDPASALLEVLDPEQNSSFTDNYLEVEYDLSHVLFIATANSLEPIHPALRDRMEIIEMTGYTMEEKLQIAKKYLVPKQRKENGLKATNVRVDDKALQKIIEGYTRESGVRNLEQKVGTLMRKVAKSIAMEQEYLKTVKEDQIEKFLGAEIFDKDLYQDNDIAGVVTGLAWTSVGGEILFIETSLSRGKGGLTLSGQLGDVMKESAVTALSYLKAHAERLGIDYRVFNHYDLHVHVPAGAVPKDGPSAGVTMLTSMASIFTQRRVKPFIAMTGEITLRGKVLPVGGVKEKILAARRAGVKEIILCIKNKKDVDEVHADYIKDLSFHYVDTVDEVLAAALLPETVSKPMRFVFPEEKKEKEESMSYAPMPVTVL
- a CDS encoding tagaturonate reductase, which gives rise to MSQRTELYPDYARLAALPEKILQFGTGVLLRGLPDYFVDKANKNSIFNGRIVVVKSTDRGGVDAFKDQDDLFTHCIRGVEAGEAVEETFINSAISRTLSARNEWNEILACARNPEITIVISNTTEVGIQLVEDDLKASPPESFPGKLTAYLHERFRTFNGSPESGMVIVPTELVVDNGKKLRDIVLEQSRRHNLGEDFIQWLNEHNHFCSSLVDRIVPGLPDEATQKELTDTLGYQDELLIMSESYRLWAIEGGPQVRSVLNFAEADAGVIIEPDIDLHRELKLRLLNGSHTFSVASFFLSGMDTVRESMENPELEHFITELTLNELAPAIPYKVDLERARTFGRQVLDRFRNPYIKHQLIDITVQYTAKMKMRNVPTLLSHYEKFGALPARMAEGFAAYILFMKPVETDGKSFFGERNGVRYPIRCDAAPYFEALYKEHGTDYPRLVSSLLSDAELWGTDLSHLPGFQEGVLENLQSLVSIKVADED
- a CDS encoding DUF4301 family protein, yielding MLSDNDLSQIKERGSNTDLVQEQIQFFKDGFPFLHLSKAATVGDGIIRLTDQKIDEEVRLFELRANQGDITLLKFVPASGAATRMFKSLFAFLEEGKSDKSVEEFFEKLESFAFYEDLKEVLTADHHDIATADRTAIADYFLTEKGLGYGNLPKGLLKFHAYPERARTPLEEHLTEGALYANAGGHVYLHFTVSPEHRDKFEKLVVEVLPDYESKCGIKYFVSFSEQRASTDTIAVNKDNTPFREKDNSLLFRPAGHGALLENLAVLEADVIFIKNVDNVVPDHLKDTTVTYKKALAGVLLDYQAAIFSYLERLDESVDAALLLELDEFFQDELCVRPPQEYQGWNTEEQAAYYRKKLERPLRVCGMVPNVGEPGGGPFWATNADGSASLQIVESAQVDMDSTEQKAIFQHATHFNPVDLVCAIKDRHGNTYPLRKFRDPMTGFISSKSKDGKELKAQELPGLWNGAMADWNTLFVEVPLITFNPVKTVNDLLREQHQ